A single Bacteroidales bacterium DNA region contains:
- a CDS encoding TetR/AcrR family transcriptional regulator — protein sequence MSIKNKEETKQKLLDAVGKILIEDGFQNLGINAVANKAGISKVLIYRYFNDFDGLLNSFAEQKDYWLNEGSAFTDFLDNAKEKDMRSAAPKLFQNMFNDLMRNKELQEIKRWELFENNPVIENIGKMREETGIEQMKKVSEILQHDEEEIQETTAVIIAGLYYLALRSKTTEIFNGINLRTKEGQERITRAIETILNKLF from the coding sequence ATGTCGATAAAAAATAAAGAAGAAACAAAACAAAAACTATTAGATGCAGTAGGAAAAATACTAATTGAAGACGGGTTTCAAAATCTTGGTATTAATGCTGTTGCAAACAAAGCTGGCATAAGTAAGGTGTTGATATACAGATACTTTAATGACTTTGACGGTTTGCTCAATTCTTTTGCTGAACAGAAAGACTATTGGTTAAATGAGGGCAGTGCCTTTACAGATTTTTTGGATAATGCAAAAGAAAAAGATATGAGAAGTGCTGCTCCGAAACTCTTTCAAAATATGTTTAATGACCTTATGAGGAACAAAGAATTGCAAGAAATTAAGCGTTGGGAATTATTTGAAAATAATCCTGTTATTGAAAATATTGGGAAAATGAGAGAAGAGACAGGAATTGAGCAAATGAAAAAAGTATCTGAAATTTTACAGCACGATGAAGAAGAAATTCAAGAAACTACTGCTGTTATTATTGCCGGATTGTATTATCTCGCTCTTCGTTCAAAAACAACTGAAATATTTAACGGAATTAATTTAAGAACAAAAGAAGGACAAGAAAGAATCACAAGGGCAATTGAAACTATTTTAAATAAATTGTTTTAA